The following are encoded in a window of Ricinus communis isolate WT05 ecotype wild-type chromosome 4, ASM1957865v1, whole genome shotgun sequence genomic DNA:
- the LOC8266027 gene encoding ATP-dependent Clp protease ATP-binding subunit CLPT1, chloroplastic — MLMATQTFSFLSISLPTSKIYVEKPHHSSLLLPLSSFHGNKLLIKQSNFSNFVLKSHGSTAATVLSSLPTKRHPSGKIPKWSARAIRSFGLGELEARKLKYPNTGTEALLMGILIEGTSPAAKFLRANGITFFEVREETVNLLGKSDLYYFSPEHPPLTEQAQRALDWAIDEKLKSGDDGEITTTHILLGIWSEIESAGHKVMETLGFNDEKAKELAKSMNGDVVLSSK; from the exons ATGTTAATGGCGACTCAGACTTTCTCATTTCTCTCAATTTCACTCCCTACTTCCAAAATTTACGTCGAGAAACCTCACCATTCTTCGCTCCTACTTCCACTAAGCTCCTTTCACGGTAACAAGCTATTGATTAAACAATCCAATTTCAGCAATTTCGTCCTCAAGTCCCATGGCTCTACAGCTGCTACTGTGTTATCAAGTCTGCCTACTAA GAGACATCCTTCGGGGAAAATACCAAA ATGGTCTGCAAGGGCAATAAGGTCATTTGGTTTGGGGGAATTGGAAGCGAGGAAGCTCAAGTATCCTAATACTGGAACTGAAGCACTTCTTATGGGGATTTTGATTGAGG GAACAAGTCCAGCTGCAAAGTTCCTAAGGGCCAATGGGATCACTTTTTTCGAGGTTCGGGAAGAAACTGTAAACTTACTTGGGAAATCTGACTTGTATTATTTCAGTCCTGAGCATCCTCCATTGACTGAACAGGCTCAGAGAGCCCTTGATTGGGCCATTGATGAGAAACTAAAATCAG GCGATGATGGAGAAATAACCACGACTCATATACTTCTAGGGATTTGGTCAGAAATAGAATCTGCAGGTCACAAGGTTATGGAAACTCTAGGTTTTAATGATGAAAAAGCCAAAGAGCTTGCTAAATCT ATGAATGGAGATGTTGTCTTGAGCTCTAAGTAA